The Halomonas sp. HAL1 genome segment CTGACATGCACCCCTTTATTCATCCATTGACTGCCGCCACCGACCCGGCTTGGGAATCGCGCAGTGACTGGGATATTTACAAGGGTATTGCCAAGGCGTTCTCCAAAGTGTGTGTAGGCCACCTGGGCGAGGAGACCGACCTGGTCACGCTGCCGATGCAGCACGACTCGCCTGGAGAGTTGGCCCAGCCGGCGGTGATGGATTGGAAGAAGGGCGAATGCGCGCCGATTCCCGGCAAGACCATGCCATCGCTTATTGAAGTCAAGCGCAACTACCCCGAAACCTATGAGCGCTTCACCTCCATAGGGCCGCTGCTGGAAAGTATCGGTAACGGCGGCAAGGGCATCGCTTGGAATACCGATGCTGAAGTCGAGCTGCTGGGCAAGCTCAACCATCGCAAATTGGATGGCCCGCATAAAGGGCGCCCGTTGATCGACAGCGCTATCGATGCTGCCGAAATGATTCTGACCCTGGCTCCAGAAACCAACGGCGCCGTGGCAGTGAAAGCGTGGGAAGCGCTCTCCAAAATTACCGGGCGTGACCATACCCACCTGGCAAGGCCCAAACATGACGAAAAAATCCGTTTTCGCGATGTTGTTGCCCAGCCTCGCAAGATTATCTCCAGCCCGACCTGGTCCGGCCTGGAAGATGAGCACGTCTCCTATAACGCCGGTTACACCAACGTTCACGAGCTGATTCCCTGGCGCACCGTGAGTGGCCGTCAGCAGTTCTATCAGGATCACGCCTGGATGCGTGCTTTCGGCGAAAGCCTGCTGGTCTATCGTCCACCCATCGATACCAAGGCGGCCAAAGGTTTCCGGCTTCCCGCCGACAACGGCTTCAAGAGCAAGGCGCTGAACTTCCTCACGCCGCACCAGAAGTGGGGCATTCACTCCACTTACTCCGACAACCTGATGATGTTGACGCTCAACCGCGGCGGCCCGGTGGTGTGGCTCTCCGAGGCGGACGCGGCGGAAATCGAGATCGAGGACAACGACTGGATCGAGGTCTACAACGCCAACGGCTCGATTGCGGCACGGGCAGTGGTCAGCCAGCGGGTCAAGGCGGGCATGGTGATGATGTACCACGCCCAGGAGCGCAACGTGAACGTCCCTGGCTCTGAGGTCACCGGCACGCGGGGCGGTATTCACAACTCGGTCACCCGTGTCTGCCCCAAGCCAACCCATATGATCGGCGGCTACGCGCAGCTCTCTTACAGTTTTAATTATTACGGCACCGTCGGCTCAAATCGCGATGAGTTCGTGTTAGTGCGCAAGATGAAACACGTTGACTGGCTGGATGGTGAAGGCAATGACAGTGTTCAGAAGAACAGTGCTCAGGAGGCCGTGAAATGAAAATTCGTTCCCAGGTAGGCATGGTTCTCAACCTTGATAAGTGTATCGGTTGCCACACCTGTTCGGTGACCTGCAAAAATGTCTGGACCAGTCGCGAAGGCATGGAGTACGCCTGGTTCAACAATGTCGAGACCAAGCCCGGTATCGGCTACCCCAAAGAGTGGGAGAACCAGGCCAAGTGGAAGGGCGGCTGGATGCGCCGTAACGACGGCCGGATTGAACCGCGTATTGGTGGCAAATGGCGGGTGCTGGCGAATATCTTCGCCAACCCCGACCTGCCTGAAATGGATGACTACTATGAGCCGTTCACTTTCGACTATCAACACCTGCATACCGCCAAGATCGGCGAGCACCAGCCGGTGGCACGTCCGCGCTCGCTGATTTCCGGTCAGCGTATGAGAAAGATCGAATGGGGCCCAAACTGGGAAGAGATTCTCGGCACCGAGTTCGCCAAGCGGCGCAAAGACGCCAACTTCGACAAGGTGCAGGCAGATATCTACGGCCAGTTTGAAAACACCTTCATGATGTACCTGCCGCGCCTGTGCGAGCACTGCTTGAACCCCACCTGCGTAGCCAGCTGCCCAAGCGGTGCCATCTACAAGCGCGAAGAGGACGGCATCGTTCTAATTGACCAGGACAAGTGCCGTGGCTGGCGGATGTGTATCTCCGGCTGCCCCTACAAAAAGATCTACTACAACTGGAAAAGTGGTAAGTCCGAAAAATGCATCTTCTGCTACCCGCGTATCGAGGCCGGTCAGCCGACTATTTGCTCCGAGACCTGTGTGGGCCGCATTCGCTATCTCGGCGTGCTGCTATATGACGCCGACCGCATTGAAGAGGTGGCAAGTTCTCCCGACGAGCGTGACCTCTACCATCGCCAGCGCGAGATCTTCCTTGATCCCAACGATCCGGAAGTGATTGCCCAGGCCAAGCGGGATGGCATTCAAGACAACGTCATCAAAGCCGCCCAGGCCTCACCGGTTTACAAGATGGCGATCGACTGGGGATTGGCGCTGCCGCTGCACCCAGAATACCGCACGCTGCCGATGGTGTGGTACGTACCGCCGCTGTCGCCGATTCAATCTGCCGCTGAAGCAGGGCATGTGGAATTCGACGGCATCCTGCCCAAAATTGAATCGCTGCGTATTCCAGTGAAGTACCTAGCCAACCTGCTAACTGCTGGCGAAGAGGAGCCCGTGGTGCTGGCACTCAAGCGCTTAATGGCGATGCGTGTCTATATGCGCAGTAAGCATGTGGATGGCGTTCCTAATGCCGAGGTACTCGACGCCGTCGGGCTGAGCGTGGCCCAAGTAGAGGAGATGTACCGCTACCTGGCCATTGCCAACTACGAGGATCGTTTCGTGATCCCCACCAGCCATCGAGAAATGGCCACCGAAGCCTTCCCTGAACGGGGAGGATGCGGCTTTACCTTTGGTGATGGTTGCCACGGTGAGAGCCAGCCCAACCTGTTCAATGGCCGAAAGCAGACCAGCGTGTTGGTGAAGCCGGTAGAGGTCTTCGACCCGCAGCCACAACTTGAGGAGTCTCGTCATGACTGAAGCCGCTACCCAATCGCCGACCCCGGTAGAGCCGTCGTTCGAACCGCTACAGGGTATGCGTAGCCTACGCGTACTGGCCCGCCTGCTCGATTACCCGACCCAGGAACTGCAGGATGCCTGTGGCGAGCTTATCGAAATCCTCAATGCCGAGCGCCGCCTGGGGGCGGCTCTCAAGTCGTCATTAATGGAGTGGTGTCAGCGACTTAACGATGGCGACTTGCTTGAGCTGCAGGCCGAGTATGTCGCCATGTTCGATAAGGGGCGCGCTACGTCGCTGCTGCTATTTGAACACGTGCACGGCGAGTCCCGTGACCGTGGTCAGGCCATGGTGGATCTTATGGCTGAGTACAGCGCGGCCGGGTTCGAGTTGGATGCCCGTGAACTGCCCGATCATCTACCGGTGTTTCTTGAATACCTGTCGCTGTGCGACGAAGCCGAGATAGGCCGCTGGCTGGGCGAAATACGCCATATCCTGGCACTACTGACCGCACGACTGGAGGAGCGGGGAGCGGATTACGCCCTGGTACCGATGTCACTGTTGGCGTTAATTGGGGCAGAGGGTGATGTCGAAGAGCATCGGCCCCAGGTCAAAAAAGAAGCGCCTGATAACACCCCCGAAGCATTGGACGCCGTATGGGAAGAAGAAGCGGTGCGCTTCTCGGCCACTTCTGACGAAGACTGCGCGCTGCAGTCCGCCGAAGGCCGCCGTCTTGCCGAGCGCAAGAATACCGTTAAGAGCGAGGCCGTTCGCATTATGAGCGCCACCTCACCAACCTCTTCTGCCAATCGTTAATAGGAGAACCGCTATGTACGACGCGATTGAGCACTATTTCACCCATCTGATCTACGGTTACTACCCCTACCTGGCCGGTACGGTGTTCTTGGTCGGTAGTCTCATGCGTTACGACCAAGGTCAGTTCACCTGGAAGACTGGCTCCAGCCAAATGCTGTCCTCAAAAAACATGCGCCTGGCCAGCAACCTGTTCCATATCGGGATTATCGTTATCTTCTTCGGTCATTTGGTGGGCATGCTCACGCCGCACTGGGTCTACGCGCCTTTCCTACATGCTGGCACTAAGCAGTTGATTGCCATTGTGGTCGGCGGTATCGCCGGTGCCATGTGCGTGGTGGGCGGCGCCATGTTGCTCTATCGGCGTGTGGTCAATCCACGCGTAAAGGCGTCGTCGAGCATGATGGATACCTTGATCCTGGGTTTAATCGTTTTACAGGCGTGCCTGGGTATGGTGACCATCATCTTCTCGCTAGGCCATATGGACGGTGAAATGATGCTGACGCTCTCCAGCTGGGCACAGTCGATAGTCTTCTTTAGCGGCGGTGCGGCGGATTACATGCAGGAAGTGTCGTGGATCTACAAACTGCATATCTTTATCGGCCTAACCATCATCCTGCTGTTCCCCTTCTCGCGCTTGGTGCATGTGTGGAGCGTACCGTTTGGCTATGTGACCCGGCGGTATCAGCTTGTCCGCCGTCGCGCCTAAACACTTACTGTGCTTGCCTAGGCCTAGAGGAGAAATAACATGCAGATGATTGATATCGAACAACTACCAGGAGGTGTCGCTCCGCCTCCGGTACGTGTCGGCGACGCCAGTATCGATGAAGCAACGATTGCGTTAGAGATGCAGTACCACCCCGCCGAAACGGCGGGGGAGGCCCAGCTTCAGGCGGCTCGTGCGCTGGTGGTTAGAGAGCTGCTGCGCCAGCGAGCTAACGTCCTGGGTCTACTATCGACACAGGAAGCCAGCGAAGCGCAGGAGGATGCGGCGATTGCTGCCTTGCTTGAGCAGGAACTTGAGGTGCCCGAACCGGGAGAAGCCGATTGCCAACGCTTTTTTGATACCCACCGTGAGCGCTTCAGCGAGCCGACCCAGCTACGTGTAAGGCATATTCTGCTAGCAGCGGCACCGGATGACTCCCAGGGCCGCGACGACGCGTACCAGCTTGGCGAAAAACTGCTTAAAGAACTTAATTCCATACCCGAGCGGTTTGCCGAATTTGCGCAACACCACTCCGCGTGCCCTTCAAAAGAGATGGATGGCGATTTGGGCTGGCTAGTGTCAGGCCAGACCGTCCCTGAGCTGGATCGCGCTTTGCAGCACCTGCCCGAAGGCCTTCATGAGCGCCCCTTGGCGTCTCGCTATGGCTGGCATGTAGTAATCATTGACGAACGGCGTGAAGGGCGGTCGTTACCTTTCGATCAGGTGGCCGACCGAGTGCGTCACAGCCTGCGCGAGCAGGCGACGCGACGTGCATTGCGCCACTATTTGCTGGCGCTGGAAAGCGAAATAGGCGTCGAAGGAATTATTCTGGATGACGATGCTGGCGGCAGCTTGATGCAATAGCTTGAAGCAATAGCAAAGCTAATAGGAGAGGCTTGATGTCCCATGTTCCTGTCAATGCACTTTTCACTCCGCTTGGCATCGCGGTGCTAACGGTTTCCGATACCCGTGGTTTCGATGAAGATGGCAGCGGTGACCTACTGGTTGAACATCTGAGCGAAAGCGGCCATACCCTGGTGGAGAGACGCATCGTTCCTGATGATATCTATCAGGTTCGTGCCGTGGTCTCGGAGTGGATTGCGCGAACAGATATCCACGCGATTCTGGTTAATGGCGGCACTGGCTTTACCGCCCGGGATACCACTCCCGAGGCGTTGATACCGCTGTTCGACAAAGCGATCGAAGGGTATGGAGAGCTGTTCCGCCACTACTCCCTGAAGACAGTCGGCACAGCGACGATCCAGTCTCGCGCCGTCGCGGGGGTGGCCAACCGAACGATGATGTTTGCCATGCCCGGCTCACCCAAAGCGTGTGCCTTGGCGTGGGACAACATTATCGCTTTGCAGCTGGACTCCCGCACTCGGCCCTGCAACTTCGCCGCCATGGTGCTGCCTTCAGCAACCCCGTGTAGTGGACGAGCGACCTCTTCCAATGAGGTGGAGCACTTATGAACTGTCACTGCGCAGAAATAGTCACGCCCGGCTTGTTAGAGCTGTTTGATGCACGCCAACGGCTTATCGACGCCGCCACGCCCATTAATGCAGTAGAAAACATCACTCTTGAACAATCGGCGGGGCGAGTGCTGGCAGAAACGCTTGTCGCACCTCTCGATATGCCGGGTGTGGACAATAGCGCTATGGATGGTTACGCGCTGTGTCTGGCTGATTACCAAGCGGTACCTCCCGGCGCAGGCTTACCCATTCTTCAACGCGTACCGGCTGGCGCAGGCGTCATGCTGCTACCGGAAGGAGGCTGCGCGCGTATTTTTACCGGCGCGCCGGTGCCCATGGGGGCAGATATTGTGGTGCCTCAAGAGCGGGTGACTCTTGATCAGCGCGGGCATATACACCTCGAGGGTAGCCTGGTGGTAGGCGCTAATATTCGCCGTCAAGGCGAGGAGACTCGCATGGGAACCCCACTACTCGCCGCGGGTAAGTTGCTTGATGCCGCGTCGATTGCGCTGCTGGCGAGCTATGGGGTAAATGCTGTGACCGTCAAACGGCGCCTGCGTGTGGCACTCCTCTCAACGGGCGATGAGCTGATTGCCCCAGGTACGGCGCGATCACCGGGGCAGGTATACGACAGCAATCGCGCCATGCTTAACGTTCTGCTAGCACAGGCGCAGTGCGACGTGCTGGATTTAGGTGTCATCGCAGATTCGCCGGCGTCATTGCATCAGGCCTTTGAGCACGCACAAACCGCTGCAGATTTAGTGGTGTGCACTGGGGGCGTTTCGGTCGGCGAAGAGGATCATGTTCGTCCGGTGATTGAGCAGCGCGGCGGGCTGCATTTTCATGGTGTCGCGATGAAGCCAGGGAAGCCCTTTGCTTTCGGTAATCTAGGCGCGGAGCCATTTTCTTCCACACCGTTAATGGCGCTGCCGGGTAACCCCGTGGCCTCCCTGGTGGGCTGGCAACTGCTGGCGCTGCCGTTTATTCATGCCATGCAAGGTAGAGCTGAAGCGGCTCTACAGCGTTACCCGGTAAAAGCCGGTTTCTCTCAGAGCGGGCCCCAAGGGCGCTGCGAGCTATTACGGGTGGAGTTGGATTGGTCACAGGGGACTCCCGTGGCGCAGTTAGCGGGCGGACAGGGCTCGCATATGCTCAGCGCGGCTAGCCAGGCCCATGGCTATTTGATGATTAATCCAGGCACCGACGTGACAGAAGGGGGCGCATATCCCTATTACCCGATCAGTCAGTTCAACGCTTGAGTCGCTTTTTTTGGCGTGACCACTGACGTCGTTTGCTTTTATAGGAGAGGGTATGCCTTCACATCATAAACCGCGCACACTGATTTATGCCTGCTCCGGCTGTTCTGACGTGGCGCAACTGGCCAATAGTGTTGCTCTGCGTCTTGATCATGCAGGAGAGGCAGAAATGTCCTGCATTGCCGGTGTCGGCGGTGGCGTGCCCGGCTTGGTAAGCATCGCCCGCTCCGGGCGGCCTATCGTAGCCATTGATGGGTGTCAGATGCATTGCGCCAGCCACTGTCTTTCCAAAGCGGGCGTTATGCCCACTGAGCACGTCAAGCTGTATGAGAACGGCCTGCGCAAGCGGCGGGGCCAGTTTTATGATGAGGAAACCATTGAAGAGGTCACCGCCGAAGTGAAAGGGCTCATAGCTCGGCTACCCGTTAACGCCAGTGCCCAAGCAGAGGAGCCCTCAGAATGAGTGCGCTAGTCGATGGGTTTGGCCGTACGGTGCGCTACCTACGCATATCGGTGACTGATCGTTGTGACTTCCGCTGTGTTTATTGCATGGCTGAGGAGATGACCTTCCTGCCTCGGGCCCAACTGCTTACCCTTGAAGAGATAGCCACGCTGTCGCAGGCCTTCGTCGAGCTGGGGGTGGAAAAAATCCGCCTAACTGGCGGGGAGCCGCTGGTACGCCAGGGCGTATTAACGTTAGTGCAAAAACTCGGTGAATTGGAAGGCCTGCGCGAGCTGGCTATGACTACCAACGGCTCTGGTTTAGTCAAGCATGCCAATGCTTTGCGGCAAGGCGGGCTACATCGACTCAATATCAGCCTCGACTCGCTTAAGCCCGAACGCTTTAAAGCATTAACCCGGACGGGGGATCTTGGCCAAGTGATTGCGGGTATCCGCGCAGCTCGCCGCGCTGGCTTTCAGTCGATTAAGCTCAACGCCGTATTGCTCAAGGGGCGCAATGACGACGAAATTATCGACTTGGTAAACTTTGCCCGGGATGAACAAGTCGATATAAGCTTTATTGAGGAGATGCCGCTGGGCGCTATCAGCGAGCATAACCGTGGCGAGACCTTTCTTTCTACCGATACGGTGCGGGAGACCATAGAAAACCACTATCATCTCTTACCCACCACCGAGACCACCCTAGGGCCATCCCGCTATTACCGTATGGCAGACAGCCAGTCGCGGATTGGCTTTATTTCTCCCCATAGCCACAATTTCTGCGCTGCCTGTAATCGTGTTCGAGTGACGGCTGAAGGGCGGCTACTGCTTTGTCTGGGCAATGAGCATTCGGTAGATTTACGCGCTGTCATGCGGCGTTATCCGGGGGACACCCAGCGGCTTAAATCGAGCATTGTGGCGGCAATGAAGAAAAAACCTGAGCGTCATCATTTTACTACCGATGGTGAGGTTCAGGTTGTGAGGTTCATGAATGCAACAGGTGGTTAATTTAGTTTTGAGTTTGGCCGCTATTAGCCGTGTCAGTGGTTAGCAATTGCAAGCGCCCTGTCGGGAAAGTAGTCAAAAGCCCACTTAACAAGTTCTTCTGCGGAAGTTTCAGGTTTCCCATCTATGCAAACCAAGTTGCCTAGCGTTTAAGGACGATTATCGATATTGCCAGGGCGCTGTGCTGTTGTATCGCGAGGGGTAGCCTGCGGCTGTTGAGGCGTCCGCTTTGCATCATTGCGACTACGAACATCTTTCCAAGCGTCCTTGGCTTTCTGTCTGTTTGCTGGCTTACGCAGCCAATTGACGACTGCCATTACGATCCATTTCCTCATGCGAACCTCCTGGTACCTAACTGCTTAGGAGCATATTCGTTATAGCATTGGTGTTAAGTCCCAGCCATTCAAGATGGACTAGGGTTTGTAACAATATCCGATGCGCCGTATTCCTCTGAGTTCCTGATTTTCTACTTCAACCTACCTCAGGCTAAGTTTTCAGCCCTCCATATGCTATTTCACTATTCTCTATGCGGTCATGCCCTTAATCTTCCTTTTTCGCTCCTTAAGCGTAGCAGAGAACCCATTTTACACCTGTGTGGCTAACCAGCTTCCTCGCTCTGTTTTATAGCTATCGACATGCGCTTCGGGAGAAAGTAAACTGACTTTGATTGAATATTGCACACAATGATCATTAAATCGACGATAGTATAATATGCCCAGTACAACAATTCTAAACGCGCTGGTGAAAGGGCTGATGGCGGGTACTGAGTGATTTGCAAATGTCTAAGAGGCTAGGGAGAAAATAATGGAGCTTATCAATAGTGTACCTGCTGTCATTAGGTTGAATCTTCATGACAACGTTGGCGTGGCGAGTAGGGCTGTTCCGAAGGGGTATCCCATTGACGATGAACAGCACACTGCCCATGAGAATATTGATGCTGGTCATAAGGTTGCATTAACGGTCATTGAACCAGAACAGCCCATCTTCAAATATGGTCAGATTATTGGGTTGGCAACGCGGCGTATCGAGGCCGGTGAGCATGTTCATACGCACAATATTGTTATGTTGGAACGTGACACATCACTGGAGCATTTCAAGCCAGCGCCAAGGACACCGGTGACTGACAGTCAGCGCACCTTTAATGGCTACCATCGTGCCAATGGACAAGTAGGTACCCGCAACTACATCGGCATTCTTTCCACCGTGAACTGTTCAGCCA includes the following:
- the narH gene encoding nitrate reductase subunit beta, which produces MKIRSQVGMVLNLDKCIGCHTCSVTCKNVWTSREGMEYAWFNNVETKPGIGYPKEWENQAKWKGGWMRRNDGRIEPRIGGKWRVLANIFANPDLPEMDDYYEPFTFDYQHLHTAKIGEHQPVARPRSLISGQRMRKIEWGPNWEEILGTEFAKRRKDANFDKVQADIYGQFENTFMMYLPRLCEHCLNPTCVASCPSGAIYKREEDGIVLIDQDKCRGWRMCISGCPYKKIYYNWKSGKSEKCIFCYPRIEAGQPTICSETCVGRIRYLGVLLYDADRIEEVASSPDERDLYHRQREIFLDPNDPEVIAQAKRDGIQDNVIKAAQASPVYKMAIDWGLALPLHPEYRTLPMVWYVPPLSPIQSAAEAGHVEFDGILPKIESLRIPVKYLANLLTAGEEEPVVLALKRLMAMRVYMRSKHVDGVPNAEVLDAVGLSVAQVEEMYRYLAIANYEDRFVIPTSHREMATEAFPERGGCGFTFGDGCHGESQPNLFNGRKQTSVLVKPVEVFDPQPQLEESRHD
- the narJ gene encoding nitrate reductase molybdenum cofactor assembly chaperone; translated protein: MTEAATQSPTPVEPSFEPLQGMRSLRVLARLLDYPTQELQDACGELIEILNAERRLGAALKSSLMEWCQRLNDGDLLELQAEYVAMFDKGRATSLLLFEHVHGESRDRGQAMVDLMAEYSAAGFELDARELPDHLPVFLEYLSLCDEAEIGRWLGEIRHILALLTARLEERGADYALVPMSLLALIGAEGDVEEHRPQVKKEAPDNTPEALDAVWEEEAVRFSATSDEDCALQSAEGRRLAERKNTVKSEAVRIMSATSPTSSANR
- the narI gene encoding respiratory nitrate reductase subunit gamma, with the translated sequence MYDAIEHYFTHLIYGYYPYLAGTVFLVGSLMRYDQGQFTWKTGSSQMLSSKNMRLASNLFHIGIIVIFFGHLVGMLTPHWVYAPFLHAGTKQLIAIVVGGIAGAMCVVGGAMLLYRRVVNPRVKASSSMMDTLILGLIVLQACLGMVTIIFSLGHMDGEMMLTLSSWAQSIVFFSGGAADYMQEVSWIYKLHIFIGLTIILLFPFSRLVHVWSVPFGYVTRRYQLVRRRA
- a CDS encoding peptidylprolyl isomerase — protein: MQMIDIEQLPGGVAPPPVRVGDASIDEATIALEMQYHPAETAGEAQLQAARALVVRELLRQRANVLGLLSTQEASEAQEDAAIAALLEQELEVPEPGEADCQRFFDTHRERFSEPTQLRVRHILLAAAPDDSQGRDDAYQLGEKLLKELNSIPERFAEFAQHHSACPSKEMDGDLGWLVSGQTVPELDRALQHLPEGLHERPLASRYGWHVVIIDERREGRSLPFDQVADRVRHSLREQATRRALRHYLLALESEIGVEGIILDDDAGGSLMQ
- the moaB gene encoding molybdenum cofactor biosynthesis protein B, whose protein sequence is MSHVPVNALFTPLGIAVLTVSDTRGFDEDGSGDLLVEHLSESGHTLVERRIVPDDIYQVRAVVSEWIARTDIHAILVNGGTGFTARDTTPEALIPLFDKAIEGYGELFRHYSLKTVGTATIQSRAVAGVANRTMMFAMPGSPKACALAWDNIIALQLDSRTRPCNFAAMVLPSATPCSGRATSSNEVEHL
- the glp gene encoding gephyrin-like molybdotransferase Glp, producing the protein MNCHCAEIVTPGLLELFDARQRLIDAATPINAVENITLEQSAGRVLAETLVAPLDMPGVDNSAMDGYALCLADYQAVPPGAGLPILQRVPAGAGVMLLPEGGCARIFTGAPVPMGADIVVPQERVTLDQRGHIHLEGSLVVGANIRRQGEETRMGTPLLAAGKLLDAASIALLASYGVNAVTVKRRLRVALLSTGDELIAPGTARSPGQVYDSNRAMLNVLLAQAQCDVLDLGVIADSPASLHQAFEHAQTAADLVVCTGGVSVGEEDHVRPVIEQRGGLHFHGVAMKPGKPFAFGNLGAEPFSSTPLMALPGNPVASLVGWQLLALPFIHAMQGRAEAALQRYPVKAGFSQSGPQGRCELLRVELDWSQGTPVAQLAGGQGSHMLSAASQAHGYLMINPGTDVTEGGAYPYYPISQFNA
- a CDS encoding putative zinc-binding protein; this translates as MPSHHKPRTLIYACSGCSDVAQLANSVALRLDHAGEAEMSCIAGVGGGVPGLVSIARSGRPIVAIDGCQMHCASHCLSKAGVMPTEHVKLYENGLRKRRGQFYDEETIEEVTAEVKGLIARLPVNASAQAEEPSE
- the moaA gene encoding GTP 3',8-cyclase MoaA, with amino-acid sequence MSALVDGFGRTVRYLRISVTDRCDFRCVYCMAEEMTFLPRAQLLTLEEIATLSQAFVELGVEKIRLTGGEPLVRQGVLTLVQKLGELEGLRELAMTTNGSGLVKHANALRQGGLHRLNISLDSLKPERFKALTRTGDLGQVIAGIRAARRAGFQSIKLNAVLLKGRNDDEIIDLVNFARDEQVDISFIEEMPLGAISEHNRGETFLSTDTVRETIENHYHLLPTTETTLGPSRYYRMADSQSRIGFISPHSHNFCAACNRVRVTAEGRLLLCLGNEHSVDLRAVMRRYPGDTQRLKSSIVAAMKKKPERHHFTTDGEVQVVRFMNATGG